One window of Oscillibacter hominis genomic DNA carries:
- the groL gene encoding chaperonin GroEL (60 kDa chaperone family; promotes refolding of misfolded polypeptides especially under stressful conditions; forms two stacked rings of heptamers to form a barrel-shaped 14mer; ends can be capped by GroES; misfolded proteins enter the barrel where they are refolded when GroES binds): MSKLIKRGEDARKALETGVNTLADTVKVTLGPKGRNVVLGKKFGSPLITNDGVTIAKEIELEDPFENMGAQLVKEVSTKTNDVAGDGTTTATLLAQAMIHEGLKNLAAGANPIVLKKGMSKAVEAAVAEVKNLAKTVDGTKDIARVGAVSSGDEEIGKLIAEAMEKVSADGVITIEESKTAETYSEVVEGMQFDRGYITPYMVTDTEKMEANLDDAYILITDKKISVIADILPILEQLVQAGKKLLIIAEDVEGEALSTLIVNRLRGTLNVVCVKAPGFGDRRQEMLQDIATLTGGTVISEKVGLELKEATIDMLGRARQVKVTKETTTIVDGSGDSQAIKDRVGQIRSQISVTTSDYDREKLQERLAKLAGGVAVIKVGAATETEMKEKKLRIEDALNATRAAVEEGVVAGGGTIFVNVIPAVEALLGEVEGDEKTGVRLIAKALEAPIRQIAANAGLDGSVILEKVRESGKKGYGFDAYQEEYCDMVASGIIDPAKVARCALENAASVSAMVLTTESLVADKPEPPAPAAAPGMGDMGGMY; the protein is encoded by the coding sequence ATGTCTAAGCTGATTAAACGCGGTGAGGATGCCCGCAAGGCGCTGGAGACCGGCGTCAACACCCTTGCCGATACCGTAAAGGTCACCCTGGGCCCCAAGGGCCGCAACGTGGTCCTGGGCAAGAAGTTCGGCTCTCCCCTGATCACCAACGACGGCGTCACCATCGCCAAGGAGATCGAGCTGGAGGATCCGTTTGAGAACATGGGCGCCCAGCTGGTGAAGGAAGTCTCCACCAAGACCAACGATGTGGCGGGCGACGGCACCACCACCGCCACACTGCTGGCCCAGGCCATGATCCATGAGGGCCTGAAGAATCTGGCCGCCGGCGCCAACCCCATTGTCCTGAAAAAGGGTATGTCCAAGGCCGTTGAGGCCGCTGTGGCCGAGGTCAAGAACCTGGCCAAGACCGTGGACGGCACCAAGGACATCGCCCGCGTGGGCGCCGTCTCCTCCGGCGACGAAGAGATCGGCAAGCTGATTGCCGAGGCCATGGAGAAGGTCAGCGCCGACGGCGTCATCACCATCGAGGAGTCCAAGACCGCCGAGACCTACAGCGAGGTCGTGGAAGGCATGCAGTTCGACCGCGGCTATATCACCCCCTATATGGTCACCGACACCGAGAAGATGGAGGCCAACCTGGACGACGCCTATATCCTGATCACCGATAAGAAGATTTCTGTCATCGCCGACATCCTGCCCATCCTGGAGCAGCTGGTCCAGGCCGGCAAGAAGCTGCTGATCATTGCCGAGGATGTGGAGGGCGAGGCCCTGTCCACCCTGATTGTCAACCGTCTGCGCGGCACGCTGAACGTAGTGTGCGTCAAGGCCCCCGGCTTCGGCGACCGCCGTCAGGAGATGCTGCAGGATATCGCTACCCTCACCGGCGGCACCGTCATCAGCGAGAAGGTGGGCCTGGAGCTGAAGGAGGCCACCATCGACATGCTGGGCCGCGCCCGTCAGGTCAAGGTCACCAAGGAGACCACCACCATTGTGGACGGCTCCGGCGACTCCCAGGCCATCAAGGACCGTGTGGGCCAGATCCGCAGCCAGATTTCCGTCACCACCTCTGACTACGACCGCGAGAAGCTCCAGGAGCGCCTGGCCAAGCTGGCCGGCGGCGTAGCCGTCATCAAGGTCGGCGCAGCCACCGAGACCGAGATGAAGGAGAAGAAGCTCCGCATCGAGGATGCGCTGAACGCCACCCGCGCCGCTGTGGAAGAGGGCGTGGTTGCCGGCGGCGGCACCATCTTTGTCAACGTCATCCCCGCCGTGGAAGCCCTGCTGGGTGAGGTAGAGGGCGATGAGAAGACCGGTGTGCGCCTGATCGCCAAGGCTCTGGAGGCCCCCATCCGCCAGATTGCCGCCAACGCCGGCCTGGACGGCTCCGTCATCCTCGAGAAGGTCCGCGAGTCCGGCAAGAAGGGCTACGGCTTCGACGCTTATCAGGAAGAGTATTGCGACATGGTCGCCAGCGGCATCATCGATCCCGCCAAGGTGGCCCGCTGCGCTCTGGAGAATGCCGCTTCCGTCTCCGCCATGGTTCTGACCACCGAGTCCCTCGTGGCCGACAAGCCCGAGCCTCCCGCACCCGCCGCGGCCCCCGGCATGGGCGACATGGGCGGCATGTATTAA
- a CDS encoding 2Fe-2S iron-sulfur cluster-binding protein — MRDIEVKILRGAETGNGRYQTYTVTVEDDAAVSVMNLLEEIYNKQDHSLAFFSHAACRQAACGKCMVKVDGAVKLACKERVCANQITLEPYSKKVIRDLICEA, encoded by the coding sequence ATGAGAGACATTGAAGTTAAAATCTTACGGGGGGCCGAAACAGGCAATGGCCGATATCAGACCTACACGGTGACGGTGGAGGATGACGCGGCGGTTTCTGTCATGAATCTCCTGGAAGAAATATATAATAAGCAGGACCATTCTCTTGCGTTTTTCTCCCACGCGGCCTGCCGTCAGGCTGCATGCGGCAAATGCATGGTGAAAGTGGACGGCGCGGTGAAGCTGGCCTGCAAGGAAAGGGTGTGTGCCAACCAAATCACATTGGAGCCCTATTCAAAAAAAGTGATCCGGGACTTAATTTGCGAAGCGTGA
- a CDS encoding adenine-specific methyltransferase EcoRI family protein — protein MAKNENLHKAKDAKKDEFYTQYEDIQSELNHYEKHFRGKTIFCNCDDPFESNFCKFFLRNFNYLGLKRLICTSYSTSPVIGQQLTLFDWMDEPVVRGNGYVMDIREVPMANGRGVSDADIDALLKSKKRGVKKLKGDGDFRSEECIEYLKQADIVVTNPPFSLFREYVAQLMEYGKKFLIIGSKNAVTYKEIFPLIKEDKLWLGYGFRKDDAYFRIPLERAAGYAPGVYNPTTGLVHFRNCTWYTNLDIQKRHEELTLFKRYYGNEEEYPHYANYDAIEVSKVSDIPCDYYEEIGVPITYLDKHNPDQFEIIGASRWLGKPMSEIAPKGTYVAGGVRFYLPVESSQTVNVEREREREREREATDALPLPLRPDRHQAPQGTVGCMTELLSSVRCSGIMGVPITFLDKYNPEQFEIIGCADYTGKYGSDEIGIERIGEEWIAKYQAQGGKGHYTANMTSLVYYDTSGNAKNTFKRILIRRRVNRENRAETNQGQGRV, from the coding sequence ATGGCAAAGAATGAGAATCTGCATAAAGCCAAGGACGCGAAAAAAGACGAGTTTTATACACAGTATGAGGATATACAGAGTGAACTCAACCATTACGAAAAGCATTTTAGGGGCAAGACAATCTTTTGTAACTGTGATGATCCTTTTGAGAGTAATTTTTGTAAATTCTTCCTGCGGAATTTTAATTACCTCGGCTTGAAAAGATTGATATGTACTTCTTACAGCACCTCGCCTGTGATCGGGCAGCAGCTTACGCTCTTTGACTGGATGGACGAGCCTGTTGTGCGGGGAAACGGCTATGTTATGGACATCAGAGAAGTGCCGATGGCAAACGGCAGGGGCGTTTCCGACGCGGATATTGACGCACTCTTGAAATCCAAAAAGCGCGGGGTAAAAAAGTTAAAGGGCGACGGGGATTTTCGCAGCGAAGAATGCATCGAATATCTCAAACAGGCGGACATTGTTGTTACGAATCCGCCGTTCAGCCTGTTTCGGGAGTATGTTGCACAACTGATGGAGTACGGCAAAAAGTTTTTAATCATAGGAAGCAAGAATGCGGTTACATACAAAGAAATTTTTCCGCTTATTAAAGAGGATAAATTGTGGCTTGGCTATGGTTTCAGAAAAGACGACGCTTATTTTCGGATCCCTCTTGAGAGAGCGGCAGGGTATGCCCCTGGTGTATATAATCCGACCACAGGGCTTGTTCATTTCCGCAACTGTACTTGGTATACAAATTTGGATATCCAAAAGCGACATGAAGAATTAACGCTATTTAAGCGATATTACGGCAACGAAGAAGAATATCCCCATTATGCGAATTACGATGCAATAGAAGTATCGAAGGTCAGCGACATTCCATGCGACTACTATGAGGAAATCGGCGTCCCCATCACTTATCTGGACAAGCATAACCCAGACCAGTTTGAAATTATCGGGGCAAGCCGCTGGTTGGGAAAACCCATGTCGGAAATTGCGCCAAAAGGGACTTATGTAGCGGGCGGAGTGCGTTTCTATTTGCCTGTTGAAAGTTCACAAACTGTTAATGTAGAGAGAGAGAGAGAGAGAGAGAGAGAGAGAGAGGCGACAGACGCTCTACCGTTGCCTCTACGACCGGATCGCCATCAAGCGCCGCAAGGTACAGTCGGCTGTATGACAGAATTGTTATCAAGCGTAAGATGTAGCGGGATAATGGGCGTACCCATTACTTTTTTAGACAAGTACAATCCAGAGCAGTTTGAAATTATTGGTTGTGCTGATTATACGGGAAAATATGGCTCTGATGAAATTGGAATTGAAAGAATAGGCGAAGAATGGATCGCAAAATACCAAGCGCAAGGTGGGAAAGGACACTATACTGCAAACATGACCAGCCTTGTATATTACGATACAAGCGGGAATGCGAAGAATACCTTCAAGAGAATTTTGATCCGAAGGAGGGTAAACCGTGAAAATAGAGCCGAAACAAATCAAGGTCAGGGACGTGTTTGA
- a CDS encoding co-chaperone GroES, giving the protein MKLTPLADRVILKMVEAEETTKGGIILTGSAKEKPSVAEVISVGPGGVVDGKTITMTVKAGDKVITDKYAGTKVTLEDVEYVVVRQGDILAIVE; this is encoded by the coding sequence ATGAAACTCACCCCGCTTGCAGACCGCGTCATTTTGAAGATGGTAGAGGCTGAGGAGACCACCAAGGGCGGCATCATCCTCACCGGCTCCGCCAAGGAGAAGCCCTCCGTGGCCGAGGTCATTTCCGTGGGCCCCGGCGGCGTGGTGGACGGCAAGACCATCACCATGACCGTCAAGGCCGGAGACAAGGTCATCACCGACAAATACGCCGGCACCAAGGTCACCCTGGAGGACGTGGAGTACGTGGTGGTTCGTCAGGGCGACATCCTGGCCATCGTGGAATAA
- a CDS encoding diacylglycerol/lipid kinase family protein has protein sequence MKHIFIINPSAGKRSQASRILAMAENLRQKHGLDCTCMLTQSPGHATELARKAAESGEPIRLYACGGDGTVYEVANGAAGFEHVAVTCIPVGTGNDFLKNFGEDMPRFSDAENLWDGDVFPLDLIECNGRYCTTIACSGIDARVAEDVHTYGDYPLLSGRGCYLASVAVNLLFKGIGQRWTVTVDGEEVTDEFALVATCNGRYYGGGSTPVPEARMDDGVLETILVKKVSRPTFARFFRPYSDGQYARFPSLARVVRAREVRIHSDAEEIVTCLDGECFRSHDVTVRLADKRLNFFGPKGCDCNKTAR, from the coding sequence ATGAAGCACATCTTCATCATCAATCCCAGCGCCGGAAAGCGCAGCCAGGCCAGCCGTATTCTGGCCATGGCGGAGAATCTTCGCCAAAAGCACGGGCTGGACTGTACCTGTATGCTGACCCAGAGCCCCGGCCATGCCACGGAGCTGGCCCGTAAGGCGGCGGAGAGCGGGGAACCCATCCGCCTTTACGCCTGCGGAGGCGACGGCACCGTCTATGAGGTGGCCAATGGCGCCGCGGGCTTTGAACATGTGGCTGTGACCTGTATCCCCGTGGGCACGGGAAACGACTTTCTGAAAAACTTCGGAGAGGACATGCCCCGCTTCTCCGATGCGGAGAACCTCTGGGACGGCGACGTCTTTCCCCTGGACCTCATCGAGTGCAACGGCAGGTACTGCACCACCATCGCCTGCTCCGGCATCGACGCACGGGTGGCAGAGGATGTGCATACATACGGCGACTATCCGCTGCTCAGCGGACGGGGCTGCTACCTTGCCTCCGTGGCCGTCAACCTTCTCTTCAAGGGCATCGGCCAGCGCTGGACCGTCACTGTCGACGGGGAAGAGGTGACCGACGAGTTCGCCCTGGTGGCCACCTGCAACGGCCGCTACTATGGCGGCGGCTCCACGCCGGTGCCCGAGGCCCGGATGGACGACGGCGTGCTGGAGACCATCCTGGTCAAAAAGGTAAGCCGCCCCACCTTTGCCCGGTTTTTCCGGCCCTATTCCGACGGCCAGTACGCCCGCTTCCCCTCCCTGGCCCGGGTGGTCCGGGCCAGGGAGGTCCGCATCCACTCCGACGCTGAGGAGATCGTCACCTGTTTGGACGGCGAATGCTTCCGCTCCCACGACGTGACAGTGCGCCTGGCCGACAAGCGGCTCAACTTTTTCGGTCCCAAGGGCTGCGACTGCAACAAAACCGCCCGCTGA
- a CDS encoding FAD-dependent oxidoreductase: MLEKCAPFDVVVIGSGGGGLRAAISAAEGGANTLIVAKGKINRSGSTLLAGANLSADIACDGHSLHEMGLSDWNQDDSKEKFFADVCHEGFYLGNQKLIHKFVDGAPDRIRELMGWGMEVLGTEGERGISVFGSAILDSLFRRVKELGISYVESHLFTDLVVEDGAVKGCTCVDLLTGEIKYFPAKAVVIATGGSHGIFRNNSGPTDCCGEGPAAALRAGAELIDMEMISFCPSVILHPAMYKGNILPYIMNTTGYGTYVNKFGKPFTQRHLTAEVEALALDTEWNKMLLSYALQKEINSQRCNRFGGVYYTLPLSPEELKEELYHDLPNLSKGMYHDIMEIFLNNRCVTCAPFAHYFEGGIRIDEEMGTKLPGLFAAGECTGGMFGANRVSAATTEMLIEGNIAGASAASYAGKTDVDKASDKLLARMEEELLRPFANGGGASPVELREALHDATASSLTVLRNGKALEKGLQDVLSLQKELPGVSLATKDRRYNKEWLEYLQLRNGLITAAATLTAASMRKESRGVHVREDYFYTDNENYLKNLVVKNCALDTEWVPPVHTDIYPEPVRKDYIPYVEDVIAKLS, translated from the coding sequence ATGCTTGAAAAATGCGCTCCATTTGATGTCGTTGTCATTGGAAGCGGCGGCGGCGGTCTGCGCGCGGCGATCAGCGCCGCGGAGGGCGGCGCGAACACATTGATTGTGGCCAAAGGCAAGATCAACCGCAGCGGCTCCACACTGCTGGCCGGAGCCAACCTGAGCGCGGACATCGCCTGCGACGGCCACAGCCTCCACGAGATGGGGCTGAGTGACTGGAACCAGGACGACTCCAAAGAGAAGTTTTTTGCAGACGTCTGCCACGAGGGCTTTTACCTGGGCAACCAGAAGCTGATCCACAAATTTGTGGACGGCGCGCCGGACCGGATCCGTGAACTGATGGGCTGGGGCATGGAGGTCCTGGGCACGGAGGGTGAGCGGGGCATCTCCGTTTTCGGCTCCGCAATCCTGGACTCCCTGTTCCGGCGGGTGAAGGAGTTGGGCATCTCCTATGTGGAAAGCCACCTCTTCACCGACCTGGTGGTGGAGGACGGAGCGGTAAAGGGCTGCACCTGTGTGGACCTGCTCACCGGTGAGATCAAGTACTTCCCCGCCAAGGCGGTGGTCATCGCCACCGGCGGCAGCCACGGCATCTTCCGGAACAACAGCGGCCCCACCGACTGCTGCGGTGAAGGCCCGGCGGCGGCGCTGCGGGCGGGCGCTGAGCTCATCGACATGGAGATGATCTCCTTCTGCCCCTCGGTCATCCTCCACCCAGCGATGTATAAGGGCAACATTCTGCCCTACATTATGAACACCACCGGCTACGGTACATACGTCAACAAATTCGGCAAGCCCTTTACCCAGCGCCACCTGACTGCCGAGGTGGAGGCCCTTGCCCTTGACACCGAGTGGAACAAGATGCTGCTTTCCTACGCGCTGCAAAAGGAGATTAACTCCCAGCGCTGCAACCGCTTTGGCGGCGTCTACTACACCCTTCCCCTCTCCCCGGAGGAGCTGAAGGAGGAGCTCTATCACGACCTCCCCAACCTGTCCAAGGGCATGTACCACGACATTATGGAAATTTTCCTCAACAACCGCTGCGTGACCTGCGCCCCGTTTGCCCACTATTTCGAGGGCGGCATCCGCATCGACGAGGAGATGGGGACAAAGCTGCCCGGCCTCTTTGCGGCGGGCGAATGCACCGGCGGCATGTTCGGCGCCAACCGGGTCTCCGCCGCCACCACGGAGATGCTGATCGAGGGGAACATCGCCGGCGCCTCCGCGGCCTCCTATGCGGGGAAGACCGACGTGGACAAGGCCTCCGACAAGCTGCTTGCCCGGATGGAGGAAGAGCTGCTCCGCCCCTTCGCAAACGGCGGCGGCGCAAGCCCGGTGGAGCTGCGGGAGGCGCTGCACGACGCAACCGCCTCCTCCCTGACGGTCCTGCGCAACGGCAAAGCCCTGGAAAAAGGCCTCCAGGACGTGCTGAGCCTGCAAAAGGAGCTGCCCGGCGTGTCCCTTGCCACCAAGGACCGCAGATATAATAAGGAGTGGCTGGAATACCTGCAGCTTCGCAACGGCCTCATCACCGCAGCGGCCACCCTCACGGCGGCCTCCATGCGCAAGGAGAGCCGGGGCGTCCATGTGCGGGAGGACTATTTCTATACGGATAACGAGAACTACCTCAAAAACCTGGTGGTCAAAAACTGTGCGTTAGACACCGAATGGGTCCCGCCGGTCCACACCGACATCTACCCGGAGCCAGTCCGCAAGGACTACATCCCCTATGTGGAAGACGTAATCGCAAAGCTGAGCTAA
- a CDS encoding HNH endonuclease family protein: protein MKIEPKQIKVRDVFDSYADNGDDGVFAYGGRLAIRPPYQREFVYNNEQAEAVIQTVLKGFPLNVMYWVRVGNVRYEVLDGQQRTLSVMQYLKHQFSITLDDKKYYWDALPDDKYNAIMNYEFMVYICEGEESEKLEWFKVVNIAGEKLSDQELRNSVYTGEWLSDAKRHFSKRNCAAKLMSDKYITGDPNRQELLEKALKGICEYQGIKEITEYMAQHKSDADADELWQYFQDVIHWVEKIFPKYFSDMKGLDWCHLYNTYHDRTYNSTVMGLEVKRLHEDDEVQKAKGIYEFLLCRDTDPFAGRLLNLRAFDKRDKLAAYSRQNGICPICGEHFAFGEMEGDHIKPWSKGGQTTPDNCQMLCKACNGKKTDKY, encoded by the coding sequence GTGAAAATAGAGCCGAAACAAATCAAGGTCAGGGACGTGTTTGACAGCTACGCCGACAACGGCGACGACGGCGTTTTTGCCTACGGCGGCAGGCTTGCCATCCGCCCGCCTTATCAGCGGGAGTTTGTCTATAATAATGAGCAGGCGGAGGCCGTTATCCAAACGGTGCTGAAAGGTTTTCCGCTGAATGTGATGTACTGGGTAAGGGTTGGGAATGTCAGATATGAGGTCTTGGACGGCCAGCAAAGGACGCTTTCCGTCATGCAATATCTGAAACATCAGTTTTCTATCACCCTTGACGACAAGAAATATTACTGGGACGCTTTACCCGACGACAAGTACAACGCCATTATGAACTATGAGTTTATGGTTTATATTTGCGAGGGCGAAGAATCTGAAAAATTAGAATGGTTCAAAGTTGTCAATATTGCAGGGGAAAAGCTGTCCGACCAGGAACTTAGGAACTCCGTTTACACAGGCGAATGGCTTTCAGACGCAAAGCGGCATTTCTCAAAGCGAAATTGTGCTGCAAAGTTGATGTCGGATAAATACATAACGGGCGACCCGAACAGGCAGGAACTTCTTGAAAAGGCGTTAAAAGGGATCTGCGAGTATCAAGGTATCAAGGAAATTACAGAATATATGGCGCAGCATAAATCAGACGCGGACGCAGACGAATTGTGGCAGTATTTCCAAGATGTGATTCATTGGGTAGAGAAGATTTTTCCAAAATACTTCTCGGATATGAAAGGCCTGGACTGGTGCCATCTTTATAACACATACCATGACCGCACTTATAATTCTACGGTAATGGGCTTGGAAGTGAAACGCCTGCATGAAGATGACGAGGTACAAAAAGCAAAAGGTATCTATGAATTCCTGCTTTGCCGAGATACAGACCCATTTGCAGGTAGACTGCTAAACCTGCGTGCATTTGACAAGAGAGATAAACTGGCGGCATACAGCAGACAAAATGGGATATGTCCCATCTGTGGAGAGCACTTTGCATTTGGAGAAATGGAGGGTGACCACATCAAGCCCTGGAGCAAGGGAGGGCAGACAACACCTGATAACTGTCAAATGCTCTGCAAAGCCTGCAACGGGAAAAAGACCGACAAATATTAG
- a CDS encoding MarR family winged helix-turn-helix transcriptional regulator, which translates to MSDRRLEFDEAILRICSYTNIDNRNHREYIPGVSLLPREMHTLEKIICHPGINTTKLAQITGIPKGTISKMTRDFESRGLIDCFKDKCNRKEVYYRGTETGMKVFEAHIEFHQVIGREFYSYFDALPDASRELVLDVLHRYADYMEDLCGQHVQSLSSI; encoded by the coding sequence ATGTCTGACAGGCGTTTAGAGTTTGATGAAGCCATACTCCGTATTTGCAGTTACACCAATATCGATAACCGCAATCACCGGGAATACATCCCCGGTGTGAGCCTGCTTCCGCGGGAAATGCACACGTTGGAGAAGATCATCTGTCATCCGGGAATCAACACCACAAAGCTGGCCCAGATCACGGGCATCCCGAAAGGCACCATCTCTAAAATGACAAGGGATTTTGAATCCCGGGGCCTGATCGACTGCTTTAAGGACAAGTGCAACCGCAAGGAAGTCTACTACCGGGGCACCGAGACCGGCATGAAGGTATTTGAGGCGCACATCGAGTTTCACCAGGTCATCGGCCGGGAGTTCTACTCCTACTTTGACGCGCTGCCGGACGCGTCCAGAGAGCTTGTCCTGGACGTGCTCCACCGCTATGCGGATTACATGGAGGATCTGTGCGGCCAGCATGTCCAGTCCCTCAGTTCCATCTGA